The genomic interval CCGGCTGGTGTCGATCTCCCGCGCGGCGTGGGAGTGGGTCATCCTGTCCCTTTCAAGTGGTGTGCGTGGGGGTGTCGGGCAGGTCGCTGCCGGGGCAGGTCCGGCTCGGGTCGTGGGTCAGCCGGCCGTGAGATGGTCGGCGAGGCCCCGCTTGACGCCCGCGACGAACGCGGCGATCTCCTGCGGGGTGTAGATCAGGGCGGGTCCGGCCGGATCGGTCGACTGCCGCAGCGCCACCCGGCCGTCGGCCAGGAGTTTGGTCTGCACGCACTGGCCGCCGTTGGGACCGCTCCACGGGGACTCCCAGCCCTGCTCGCCGAGGTCGGTGGCGGGCATCCCGTTGTAGACGTGACAGTCGGTGCTGGTCATGAGTACTCCTTGCGCATGCGGTTCAGGAGTGCCTTGCTGTCCGCGCCCGAGGTCAGCAGGGACATGCGGTTGTGCGCCTCCAGATGCGCCGACACGTCCGAGCGCTGATCGAGGTACATCGCGCCGGAGAGGACCTCGGTGTAGACGATGTCCGGCAGCTCCGGTTCCTCGAAGCGGAAGTAGGTGAACGGGGCGCACGCCCCCACGTGGGCGCCGGCGGTGAACGGCACCACGTCGACGCTGACGTGCTCCAGCTCCGAGACCTCCAGAAGCCGTTCGATCTGCTCCCGCATGACCTCGGGGCCGCCCACCACCCGGTGCAGTACGGCCTCTTCCATCACCACCCACAGCGTGGGCGCGTCGGGTCCGGCCAGCAGGCTCTGGCGGCGCAGTCGCAGGTCCACTCGCCGCCCGAGGTCCTCGTCGGCCTCGTTGGGGAAGCCCCCGCGCAGCACTCCGCGCGCGTACGCGTGGGTCTGCAGCAGCCCCGTGACGTAGTGGGGCTCGTAGGTGCGCAGGGTCCTGGCCCCAGCCTCCAGGCTGACGTAGGCGCTGAACCAGTTGGGCAGGACGTCCCGGTAGGTGTGCCACCAGCCGGGCTCGTTGGCCCGCTCGGCGAGGGCGACGAACTCGTCGATCTCCTGCTGGTCGGCCCCGTAGGTCTCCAGCAGCTTCTCCACGTAGAGCGGCTTGAGGGAGACCTCGGCCTTCTCCAGGCGGCGTATGGTCAGGGACGTCACCCGCAGGGCCTTGGCCGCATCCTCCAGCGAGGCCCCCGCGCCCTGCCGCCGCTCCTGAAGGCGCCGGCCCAGGATCATGCGCAGCACGGTGGGAGCACTGGTACCACCGGTGCCCGTACGGCCTTCGCTCACGTCCTGACCTCCTGAAGGGGTGTCACCGGCACGAGTCTGACAGCGACTTGCTGACGCCACCAGGCGGATATCGGCTTTCTGAAATTATCAGGGAGCTGGTTGCAGGTTGAAC from Streptomyces sp. CC0208 carries:
- a CDS encoding helix-turn-helix transcriptional regulator, which gives rise to MSEGRTGTGGTSAPTVLRMILGRRLQERRQGAGASLEDAAKALRVTSLTIRRLEKAEVSLKPLYVEKLLETYGADQQEIDEFVALAERANEPGWWHTYRDVLPNWFSAYVSLEAGARTLRTYEPHYVTGLLQTHAYARGVLRGGFPNEADEDLGRRVDLRLRRQSLLAGPDAPTLWVVMEEAVLHRVVGGPEVMREQIERLLEVSELEHVSVDVVPFTAGAHVGACAPFTYFRFEEPELPDIVYTEVLSGAMYLDQRSDVSAHLEAHNRMSLLTSGADSKALLNRMRKEYS
- a CDS encoding DUF397 domain-containing protein, whose protein sequence is MTSTDCHVYNGMPATDLGEQGWESPWSGPNGGQCVQTKLLADGRVALRQSTDPAGPALIYTPQEIAAFVAGVKRGLADHLTAG